A single region of the Montipora capricornis isolate CH-2021 chromosome 13, ASM3666992v2, whole genome shotgun sequence genome encodes:
- the LOC138030087 gene encoding hemicentin-1-like has product MRKRSIFSVGQVLFIVIFLRKAESQVTITPHFSSPVRVLEGQPLTLEWTYSIQGSLFQRLEFGISGAAVHIVEAFYTGNLLILDDRVSVNITATNGTITFRTTDRNDSNDYTLVVFTFGNNSGTSDVKIIVDFKAEIVGFVANATTVCQNDVVSFNCSAVGNPAVDTYLLYVNGVVIDSNRFGYWRRSMTTGGVLNFTCVANNTLGYEMRTVAVNVNVSSFIEPISNEVISEGVNLTLSCHATGIPVPTVFWVKTSNGQHTNGTELVFGNISRNESGEYRCEAWNPCGNASEFATIDVQFKAEIVDFVAIPTSVCKNDVVTFNCSAVGNPAVHTYLLYVNGVLNDSNRFGYWSRAMTTGGVHNFTCVANNTFGTDRRTVDVTVNVSSFIEPISNEVITEGGNLTLSCQATGIPPPTVVWGKISNGLLIHGNELVFRNVSRREAGEYRCEASNPCGNATESAIIDVQYPPEGIQLHVSEDEVCNGTTISFNCSAETANPMELNYRLYENNVMIGINTSTGVWDKRMTVGGVFIYRCIVSNSVGTALSSAMSVYNVNGSSSIQTISDKVIQEGSNVTLFCNASGIPEPIVSWINVRNDQRTRGRVLAFENITRYQAGEYRCEASNPCRNATESATIDVHFEPEIIQLVPSETTACLGDSITFNCSANSNPAVHTYRLYVNGIMVNETSTTGVWNRIMTTRGEFVYNCMVNNSVGTAMSTNVTITVNVPSVIQPIDNEVIIEGGNVTLTCNASGFPTPTVSWVKTSNGQLTNGTELVLTSISRDQAGEYRCEASNLCNTATELATVDVQFKPEMVVLDPSATTVCRGDIIVFSCLAYSNPQVHTYELYVNGTMVNEIGRMGIWNITMATGGVFDYKCMVNNTIGTAMSMNVSVTVNEPSSIDPFTNKKIIEGETLTIMCVATGTLPLTVSWVKTSDEERTNGTELVFTYINRIEAGEYRCEASNLCGNASESVEIDVLFEPEMVLLFASKATVCNGSSVILDCSAYGNPVVHTYHLYENGSMVGEISSTGVWTRTMSTGGEFVFACMVNNTVGTAKSPNVSVIVNGPSSIMTIKGNKTLTEGANLSLSCQATGDPLPFVSWIKVDSGQLTDSSDLELTNIQRNQSGEYRCNASNPCNVDTKVVTVDVQYQPVITHISEPQTVNRGNVVTLNCTADGNPAASVRWTRLSDNSNVNMPLAISGKEDAGIYRCIASNGIGSVVTRDTSIVVNFAAVIVPLVDRIIVEKGDDVTLFCNASGMPPPSVMWTFVPKGRKQYSDTWLITDIQVTNLGEYRCDANNAYGHATDSVTIEFEVARYRTRTKRRTHLNFWRTRLQARCSDFLDHCSSGGGGLLIAIVA; this is encoded by the exons tcaAAGCAGAGATTGTTGGTTTTGTGGCAAATGCAACTACAGTCTGTCAGAATGATGTTGTCAGCTTTAACTGCTCCGCTGTTGGTAACCCTGCGGTAGATACATACCTGTTGTATGTGAATGGCGTCGTGATTGATAGCAACCGTTTTGGATATTGGCGCAGATCAATGACAACTGGAGGAGTGCTTAATTTCACATGTGTGGCAAATAATACGTTGGGATATGAAATGAGGACAGTAGCTGTTAATGTTAATG TGTCTTCATTCATTGAACCAATTTCCAATGAGGTGATCAGCGAAGGAGTAAATTTGACTTTGTCATGTCATGCAACTGGTATCCCAGTACCAACTGTGTTTTGGGTCAAGACTAGTAATGGACAGCATACAAATGGAACTGAGTTAGTTTTCGGAAATATTAGCAGGAATGAATCTGGAGAATACAGATGCGAAGCATGGAATCCATGTGGCAATGCTTCAGAGTTTGCAACGATTGACGTACAGT TCAAAGCAGAGATTGTTGATTTTGTGGCAATTCCAACAAGTGTCTGTAAGAATGATGTTGTCACCTTCAACTGCTCAGCTGTTGGTAATCCTGCGGTACATACTTACCTTTTGTATGTAAATGGCGTCTTGAATGATAGCAACCGTTTTGGATATTGGAGCCGAGCAATGACAACTGGAGGAGTGCATAATTTCACATGTGTGGCAAATAATACGTTTGGAACAGACAGGAGGACAGTAGATGTTACTGTTAATG TGTCTTCATTCATTGAACCAATTTCGAATGAGGTGATCACCGAAGGAGGAAATTTGACTTTGTCATGTCAAGCAACTGGTATTCCCCCACCAACTGTGGTTTGGGGCAAGATTAGTAATGGACTGCTGATACACGGAAATGAGTTAGTTTTCCGAAATGTTAGCAGGCGTGAAGCTGGAGAATACAGATGTGAGGCAAGCAATCCATGTGGCAATGCTACAGAGTCTGCGATAATTGATGTACAGT ACCCACCAGAGGGAATTCAGTTGCATGTTAGTGAAGATGAAGTCTGTAATGGAACGACCATCTCTTTCAATTGCTCAGCTGAAACGGCGAACCCCATGGAACTAAATTATCGGCTCTATGAGAATAACGTTATGATAGGTATCAATACCAGCACTGGAGTTTGGGACAAAAGAATGACCGTTGGAGGAGTATTTATCTATAGGTGCATAGTGAGCAACAGTGTTGGGACAGCTTTGAGCTCAGCTATGTCTGTTTATAATGTCAACG GGTCGTCATCTATCCAAACTATTTCTGACAAAGTTATACAAGAGGGCAGCAATGTGACTCTTTTCTGCAATGCATCTGGCATTCCTGAACCAATTGTTTCTTGGATAAATGTCCGCAATGACCAGCGCACACGTGGGAGGGTGTTGGCATTTGAAAATATTACTAGATACCAAGCTGGAGAATACAGATGCGAAGCAAGTAATCCATGCAGGAATGCCACGGAATCTGCAACCATTGATGTGCACT TTGAACCAGAGATAATCCAGCTGGTACCCAGTGAAACAACAGCGTGCCTTGGAGATTCTATCACGTTTAACTGCTCTGCTAACAGTAACCCTGCTGTCCATACATATCGACTGTATGTAAATGGAATCATGGTGAATGAAACCAGCACAACAGGAGTTTGGAACAGAATAATGACAACTAGAGGAGAGTTTGTCTACAATTGCATGGTGAATAACTCTGTTGGAACAGCAATGAGCACAAATGTCACCATCACTGTCAATG TTCCTTCAGTCATCCAGCCGATAGACAATGAAGTGATAATTGAAGGTGGGAATGTGACCTTGACTTGCAATGCATCAGGCTTTCCTACACCTACTGTTTCCTGGGTCAAGACCAGCAATGGACAACTCACTAATGGGACTGAGTTGGTGCTCACAAGTATCAGTAGAGATCAAGCTGGAGAATACAGATGTGAAGCTAGTAATCTATGTAACACTGCCACAGAGCTGGCAACAGTTGATGTGCAGT TCAAACCAGAGATGGTTGTATTAGATCCAAGCGCAACAACAGTCTGCCGTGGAGATATCATAGTGTTCAGCTGCTTAGCTTACAGCAACCCTCAAGTGCATACCTATGAGTTGTATGTAAATGGAACTATGGTCAATGAAATCGGCAGAATGGGAATTTGGAACATAACAATGGCAACTGGAGGAGTATTTGACTACAAATGCATGGTCAACAACACTATCGGAACAGCAATGAGCATGAATGTGTCTGTTACCGTCAATG agcctTCATCCATCGACCCATTTACAAATAAGAAGATAATTGAAGGGGAAACCTTGACCATAATGTGTGTAGCAACTGGTACCCTGCCACTAACTGTATCTTGGGTCAAGACTAGTGATGAAGAGCGTACCAATGGAACAGAGTTGGTTTTCACATATATCAATAGGATTGAAGCAGGAGAATACAGATGTGAGGCAAGCAATCTATGTGGCAATGCTTCCGAGTCTGTAGAAATTGATGTGTTGT TTGAACCAGAGATGGTCCTGTTATTTGCCAGCAAAGCAACAGTCTGCAATGGTTCTTCTGTCATCCTCGACTGTTCAGCTTATGGTAACCCTGTGGTCCATACGTATCACTTGTATGAAAATGGAAGCATGGTTGGGGAAATCAGCAGTACGGGAGTTTGGACCCGGACAATGTCCACTGGGGGAGAGTTTGTCTTCGCATGCATGGTTAATAACACTGTTGGAACAGCAAAGAGCCCAAATGTCTCTGTGATTGTCAATG GGCCTTCATCGATCATGACGATTAAAGGGAACAAGACGTTGACTGAAGGAGCAAACTTGAGTCTGTCTTGTCAAGCAACTGGCGATCCCCTACCATTCGTTTCATGGATTAAAGTTGACAGTGGGCAACTCACCGATTCAAGTGATTTGGAATTGACAAATATCCAAAGAAATCAATCTGGAGAATACAGATGTAATGCCAGTAACCCATGCAATGTTGACACAAAAGTGGTAACAGTTGATGTGCAGT ATCAGCCAGTAATTACACATATTTCTGAACCTCAAACCGTGAATAGAGGCAATGTAGTGACGCTCAACTGTACAGCTGATGGTAACCCAGCAGCATCTGTTCGCTGGACCAGACTTTCTGATAACAGTAATGTCAACATGCCTTTGGCCATCTCAGGCAAAGAGGATGCAGGAATCTATAGATGTATTGCTTCAAACGGCATTGGGTCAGTCGTCACCAGAGATACATCAATTGTTGTAAACT TTGCTGCAGTTATTGTACCTTTGGTGGATAGAATTATTGTGGAAAAAGGTGATGATGTCACATTGTTCTGCAATGCCTCTGGAATGCCTCCGCCGTCTGTGATGTGGACCTTTGTGCCCAAAGGACGCAAACAGTACAGTGACACGTGGTTAATCACTGATATTCAAGTCACTAATCTTGGGGAATACCGCTGTGATGCAAACAATGCTTATGGGCATGCTACTGACTCTGTGACTATTGAGTTCGAAG TAGCCAGATACAGAAccagaacaaaaagaagaaCTCACTTGAATTTTTGGAGGACCAGATTGCAAGCAAg GTGCTCTGATTTCCTTGATCATTGTAgcagtggtggtggtggtctTCTCATAGCCATCGTTGCTTGA